The genomic region tctaaggacaacattattttaatgtcaaataatgaggtcaaattatgttgatatttggttgattttaggttgcgttggaaagtgacaaaaatccaacatctgatagatgtcatagtggcaaCGTCCAtgcaacgtcaaggtgtaacatgataaGACatagatatttggttgattttaggttggacattgacgtcggcatgacgttgggttctgatgtcaactagattttcatttccaaacataatccAACGTCACCACGATGTTGGGgtatgttggggtacaatgtctgtatgacatcatgttgacgtcctgtgcctgcagggttatAACAGTCGACTAGTGTTGCATTTTATGGCAACAGTTAGGCTGTTATTAATCTTTAAATTGTTGACACTATAGAATTTTCCTCTTGCAGTATCTTTATAACACGTCACATGCTGTTGCTACACTACAGTataatgttttcattcattcatttattttcttttcggcttagtcccttttattaatccagggtcgccacagcagaatgaaccgccaatttatccagcacgttttacgcagcggatgccctgccagccacaacccatcactggaaaacaacactacactcactcacactcacacactacggacaatttagccttcccaattcacctatactgcatgtctttggactgtgggggaaaccggaacacccggaggaaacttacgtgaacgcagagagaacatgcaaactccacacagaaacgccaactgactgtataatgttttattattagctATTCATTACCCTGCGAATTAGTAGACTTAAAAAGCTGCTAAACCCCATTTCATTGTTCGTACTTCTGTGTGTTCATTgacaacattcatttattaatgttaaatgtctttttagacaacacaaatgAATTTAGTGAGCAGCAACATAAGATTAGAAATGTTAAACATTAAGTATATTTCTTGTAATTTACAAGTCCAGGTAATCCAAAATAGTTTCAGTTCAAGGTCCTATACAGCAAAGTTGAATCTATCAAACTTACACAGTGATTATGTGTAGGTATTGGGTTTTGCCCCACTAAATGCTAGTGAATCGTTATTAACCGCTGCAGTACTCTTGTCAGAGAGTAGGAGTCATCATATCCAGTTTGCCCATTTATTGAACAAGATTTAACCATATACACTTGTCAGTGTATTTGAGGTAGTTTCTGAAAATGagtaacaacaaataattacaaagtaTATCCAATGATTCAGCATATCACAATCGACATAGTAACCAACTAGTACAGTGTACTGACAAATGATAtagactgaaaaaatatatatgcataaccACAGTGCACAGTGTGTAATGAGTAGTACAAAGTAATGACATAAAAGTTATATAATTAACTAAAATTATCCCTAACACAGACATTAGTAATAGTGATCACAGATGACTATTATCACCATGAACCATTACACATATTAATATAATGCGACCGTAAACGTGAGTGATGCATCCAAGCAGCTCGTTAAGGAGGATCAAATTACACCCAGCGATCGCTAAACATTAGGAACATCACCACAATATCAATTACTGACCTTATGTACATTATAATAGTCAAATTCATCAATCAGATACAAGAGAGAAACTTACTTTGTCAACTACTTTCTCTTGTACATAATGCTGTCCCCGAGCAAGCGCACGCGGTCTGACTGACGTGCTGCTGACTTACTTAGTGAATACGCAGTTACGCTGAAAACGTCTATAATGTAGGCATTGCCCTACGTCTTTTACGTAAGTCCTTACGCCCTTTACGTAAGTCCTACATTTAAAGGGAAAGAATTCACAACAGTAGGAATATGTTTAATATCCTTGTACTACTTATATCCTAGCAAGTACTCACATCTTCTACGAGAAAGAAAATGCTGAGTCACAGAGACGCACCTCCATGATGGCTCTTGGGAGTTTGCACTTGTTGCTGACACAGAATGACCTTACAGATGCAATGATTGGTACAAAATTGCTTTGCTATTTTCATCTGTAATTAGATCTATCTTTTAATCAATGTGGTATCAGGTATCCAAATGCATTTATGAAGGAcaaaaaaaggttacattaatGGTGGAATAGTGCAATGATGCAGGATTGTACCTGATATTTGCCATATTAAGAGCAAGCTCCAGTGAAGGTGTTACTAAACATCCCACTGTTTTCCATACCAGTTGTTATAGAAAGGTTGTCAAATTAAACCTCAGTGATCAGAAATAGCTAATGCAGATAATGTTAATGGTAAAATCTTGATGAATAtctataacttttattttaaagaatgtatttCAATCTGAAGTCTACTGCGTTGtattacgcacacacacaaatgaaaaatGCATGTGGCTGCAATAAAAGTTTGAATATGCCTATTTGAGGCCTATATGATGATGTTTACAAATGGGAAATAACGCATTTTACTGTTTTCTTTTAGATTCATCTATCCAGCTATTAATTATATAAACTCAAACACTAAAAACGCTATCCATCAAACCATATCTTTGTTATCTAAATTGCATCGTCACGCTGTTACTCAGCTCGCTGTTTGATTGGCTGGTTTCAGTTCCACTGACGCATCATGTTGTGAGTGTATAAATGATGAACGCGCTCCTTCATTTTACTCACAGCTTCAGGAAGATCTGGAGAGGTTCTTGCTTCAACAGTGATTGAACGGAACTTCGATCTCGCTTGAAAATATTCTATctctatttagttatttatttatttgataaagtatTTATATATTAACCTGCCGAGATGGAGACTTCTCAGATTCGCCAGAACTACGTCCGCGACTGCGAGGCTGCGATCAACAAGATGATCAATCTGGAGCTTTACGCTGGATACACCTACACCTCCATGGTAAGTGTTTGTCATTCAGTCTGTTTGATCAGAACCGTTTTCGGAGAGTTATTTATCTGTTGATTATTGTTTTCTATTCTTGACACTTCactatcaaatgtaaaataaaagttgctCTAGAAATGTACATTAACAAAAGTATTTGCTGGTTAGGATCCAGAGAGAACTGgcaaagaaccagctgaaaaccAGCATCAAAACCTACATGAGCAAGCTGTTTTAAGCTGGATAAATTAGacaataactaaaaataaataacagtaatccAATATGTTCCTTTTTcagtataattaatttatttgtaataatgtgTTACATATTAACTCAGACACAACACTGGTCACACACTAAcggtataaaaaatatatgaccAAATGCCATGCGCTGTAATGCACATAATATTTATTGAATCTGCCTGTAAACGGTTATAGCTGCAGATCTTGTTCAGTGGTAGTTTTAACTTTAACTGGATGGTTTTGTCAGCCACATGTTAGAACTGAACTGTCCTTGATGAAAAGCCTTGTAGTTTAACATGTATAGTAACATCAATTCTTATTCCTATCTCTGATTTTGCACAGGCTCACTACTTCAAACGGGACGATGTGGCTCTTCCTGGATTTGCCAAGTTCTTCAAGGAGAACAGTGAGGAGGAGCGTGAACATGCTGAGAAATTCATGGAGTTCCAGAACAAGAGAGGTGGACGCATTGTCCTTCAAGACATCAAGGTGCTTTTCTGTCATTCTGTAACATAAGCAACTCTAGTCATTGTTCTGTTGTTCAGGAATGGTCTTAACCTGCTCACTGATCTTAAATCTGCTCTTCAGAAGCCTGATCGTGATGTGTGGGGAAATGGACTGATTGCTATGCAGTGTGCTCTTCAGCTGGAGAAAAACGTCAACCAGGCTCTGCTGGACCTGCATAAGCTCGCCACCGAGATGGGAGACCCTCATGTAAGTGATTCCTAAATTCGCCTGTATATGTGTCTCTATAAAGTGGTTCTGGGAACATATTGTCCTAAATTCCCTTCCTGATGTCTTGTTCAACAGCTGTGTGATTTCCTGGAGTCTCACTACCTGGGTGAGCAGGTTGAGGCCATCAAGAAGCTTGGTGACCACATCACTAACCTCTCCAAGATGGATGCTGGAAACAACAGGATGGCGGAGTACCTGTTTGACAAGCACACCCTGGACAGCTAAACACAGACCTCTGATTATATCAAAAGATAAATTAATAGAAAttctataatttaaaaaatgttcttaTAACACACATCTGTGCAAAATTTGAGAGGTTTTAAGCTTAACATGAAGTCAAGGCTTTCCTCTTTGAATGTGAACTTTTTGATggtgaatttaaataaaagtttttgtcattcattcatttttattcggcttagtccctttattcattaggggtcgccacagtggaatgaaccacctcgttttttaataaatatatacgcCATCTCACTtttgtataagtatataattgtGCAGTGACTTTGCAggtatatttactgtaaaactcaggaagttagggtaactcaaaccgtttgaggaaaccaattgcaacagaccatttaggttcaaaaactaattttaatgagtactgtaaacttaatctatttaagtaaacgaagcaatttgtgcacagtaaaacccaataaatgaagagaactcaaaccagctgagtactgtaaaacccagttagttaaggcaactcaaaccgtttgaggaaaccgattgctacaaaccatttaagttaaaaaaactaatcaatatgagtattgtgaacttactccatttaagttgaagtaatgagggatttaattaactcattgccttcaacactgagttcaaaactctttttaaataagtagaattaactttcagtgaattttgagttaactacactcatttcatttgataaagttggctgTTGGGTTTAACAGTGTACAAATGTTTCAGTACTCATCATGCATAAAGTGGTTAAGTGGTTAAAAGTGGttaagaaaaaaggaaaaagtagCGACATCACTCGCcctataatcagaatcagaatcagaaagagctttattgccaggtatgttcacacatacgaggaatttgttttcgtgacagagcttctacagtgcaacaggattacagagacaggacaaaaaacagataataaatatatatttaaaaaaaaaacaaaaaaaaacagttgtaCTATATACAGTTGTACCATCTTAAAATCTTTACGTGGTCttctaaattaataatacaaataccaACATGAATTTATACTATATACAAAATGTGTGGGATATTTCATTTTACCACAAGAGGGTGGTGTTTCCTCAGCATAGCCTATATGACCGTAAACGCTAAAGAACCGATACGCTGTGGCGTTCAgctgatatattattattttgtttcccAATAAATCTCAAATCGTCAACTGTGTGTGATATTTCATAACCAACGAACACGTTTCACAGCTTCCTCGTGTCATAGCCGATCAATCATGCCTATTAACTCCAACAATGCCTGAGCCGCCGACTAATCCGATTGAGAAGGGTCACTGAACAAAAATATATTGGAAATTAGAATCGGATAAACAGTATGCTGGAGATTAAACGAGATAGGCTACTAGCAAATAGGCATACGTGATGGATGAAATAAGACTGTCACACGAGAAACAGCAGGACACATAGCCTAACTGCGAACAGAAGGGAAAGTACGATTAATCCAAGGGAAAGAGGGTTTGGCGCTTCAAATGCGCTTTGGGGAGAGAGAGGGACAGATGATAAAGTGGATGAGGAGTGTAAGTTAGAGCAGTGTGTGAGAGGGCTGCTGCGCTACTGTCCTTTCCAAGCAAAACACAAATTTATATCTGTATTAGAGGGCTGGATCAGTGGCAGATCATCAGGTAAGTTTCATCATTGTTTAATATTTGGTTCATTTGACGCGCGCAACATGTTTTTGGAAAAGATTAACTTTTGTGCAGTGTCAATTAAAAACCTGTTGTTGGTTTATAATAATACAGCCTGCcgttattaa from Danio aesculapii chromosome 3, fDanAes4.1, whole genome shotgun sequence harbors:
- the LOC130219047 gene encoding ferritin, middle subunit-like; amino-acid sequence: METSQIRQNYVRDCEAAINKMINLELYAGYTYTSMAHYFKRDDVALPGFAKFFKENSEEEREHAEKFMEFQNKRGGRIVLQDIKKPDRDVWGNGLIAMQCALQLEKNVNQALLDLHKLATEMGDPHLCDFLESHYLGEQVEAIKKLGDHITNLSKMDAGNNRMAEYLFDKHTLDS